The window CTTCCACGATGATATATTGTTCATATTTACGcgaaatgacataggaatgcaacCACCGATTGGATTCAACTATCATCATGTCGTCAATTAGCGTACAATAACCTGTGGACCCGTAACATATTTCTTGTTTTATTCAAAGAAacacaacgacgacgacgacgacaatttCTGCCACTTATTTATCGCCCCAACCAAGCAGATACATTGCAGCAGCCTAAGACACAGACACCATGGCGTGACGTGTGTTTAATTTGGTATAGTGCAGTAAACTCCGATTGCCTCGATGGCATCGATGGTAGAACCTTCACGTCCGAAGAAGCCTAGAATCTTACCCTCATCCTCTAGATTTAGGGAGAAATGACTGCCAATCGAATTGCCGGCGCTCACAGAATTGCCCTTGTTGGTCTCAAGGGTAAGTTGTGTTATGAAAACGTCTGTCGTCCACATCGTCTTGAAATATCCAGAGATGAAAGTGAAGTATTCGTCCTCCTCTAGAGTAATCTATACAAGCAATCAAAGATGTAGTTAGACATAAACCACCAAAAAATAGTTAGGGAATTCGCTAGTATCCTAGGAATAATTAATTGTAACCTTTGATCAATAAATACTAAATGCATGTTTTCAGCTTTGACAGTACCTCTTTGTACTGGGGTGCATCACCTCCGACGTGGATGGTCTTCTTCTTGCCGTCGACGGTGAAGGTGAAGTCAAACGCGAATACGGCATcgttgtaatgaattttgacgttGCTAATGTGATCCGCCTGTCTCATATTCCAGGTTTTGCCGCCGTTGCCACCCCATGGTCCTTGCTGGAGCACGCCCGCCTGCAACCGCACCGGCCGCCAGCAACGAAACCACCACCAAATTAGTACCATATATAGCAACAAAAGATATATATACAGGCAGGCATGCAAGCATGGCCTGCCCCAAATTAACACACAAGAAAATCTATGAAGATTGCAAGAAATGGAATCAAGCATCGCACCATTATCCGACTTGTATGAACTACTTCTGCGGAAGATATTAGTATGTAATGCAGGTATGAATGCGcttgaagaagaagagcaacgaGTGGGGGTACTTATAGCCCTGCAGCCCTGAGTTTGGATAAGTATGAGGAGGCAGTGGCCCTTTTGCTTCGATGCCTGCCAACAGATCTCGCGCGTAGGTAAGCAAACAAACGTGAGTTTGGTGCGCGAGAACTGATGGATACACACATTAATGCGCCTTCCCTCCCGCAGTACATCAAGACATAATCTAAAATGAGATCCTTCCTTCTCCCATGCATGAAACGTGAAACATGTTGTGTAGCAAAGATTACGTCTTCCCCTATATGAAACGTGAAACATGCGGAAACAAGTTACGAGGACTGCGAAGAGAGCCGGTGCATCGTACAGACAACCTTATCTCTTTCCATTGCCTGAGAGGGCGACCTCGAACCTCCACATGCTGCGCATCTCGAGCCTCAAACCTCGACTTCTCCTTGCCGTTTTGCATATGGACATGGCACTTCCGAAAACAATGGAGACTCCGCGTCCCACAGATCGAGATGAGCAGATTATGTCATGCGAGGTAGGATTCGGTAACATGGTTGGATATACTAATTTTACATTACATGAGATATGCATGCATATCCGACCAACTTACTTTCTCACAGTACAGTTTGGATGGGAATTCAACTTCGAAACTTAATCTTCCAAGCTGACCATGTGGCGTCCTTACAATGCGGCGATTAAATATAGACCGAGCaattttctattttctattttttctgaGACTCGTGATATAATAATTTAATGGTTGATATTGAAGGTGTATCCTATCAAAACATAGATGAACCACTAAAGATatgtataatttattaaaaaatagatattaatGTGTTATGTAACCAATAGCGAGCTGGGAAAAGCTTGTGAACGTACACGGGAGGAGCACAAATTCTTCATCTCATTAACGACTCTTTTCCAACATATTCATTTGAAACATCACATTATCATCATCCTATTCCTATCCCgaaaaattatcatatatgaTGGGGAAGAAGTAAACTTATATCTGATAGAAGATATGAGAGAGGTACACGTGGAATAACATCCTTGCTTCCTTATATCCTCAATCGATCTATGATTTGAGGATAAATCATGAATTTGCGTAACTGATCTCATTACGTGATTTGAGCATTTGATCGACGGAAATCTCTTCCTCAATcacctcaatgaataaaattcatcCCTTTCACAATATATTACTCTATTCTACGTGGTATCAGAGTACCTGTTGTCTTGAGCAAAACATTGACCTTCCTCATCGTCTGGCGACTGGAATCCCGCTTCTCTACTGTTTTGCCACTACCGATTTTCTCTTCTGCTCGGCGATCCATCTCCTAAGCCCGATCTCTCACAATCTATCGATTTCACTATTCTgttttgatggggatataaacaggaataacctttgtataggaacaaatactagaagaccaaaatacgcaacgGAATAaattggaaacacaatcaaacagaacaccacgatatatgtggaaaaccccttcaatatgaagggtaaaaaccacggggcaaactagagataatccactatgagaataatgaatatacaaatctcaatct of the Musa acuminata AAA Group cultivar baxijiao chromosome BXJ2-10, Cavendish_Baxijiao_AAA, whole genome shotgun sequence genome contains:
- the LOC135625684 gene encoding salt stress-induced protein-like, with translation MVLIWWWFRCWRPVRLQAGVLQQGPWGGNGGKTWNMRQADHISNVKIHYNDAVFAFDFTFTVDGKKKTIHVGGDAPQYKEITLEEDEYFTFISGYFKTMWTTDVFITQLTLETNKGNSVSAGNSIGSHFSLNLEDEGKILGFFGREGSTIDAIEAIGVYCTIPN